From the genome of Thermogutta terrifontis, one region includes:
- a CDS encoding DUF1559 domain-containing protein has translation MRIGGCSHRQAFTLVELLVVIAIIGILIALLLPAVQAAREAARRSQCSNNLKQIGLAIHNFHDVNKVFPVGQPDDDNDNYAWGAYILPFIEQKQMYDTLVSGGAALVYIPGGDNRLVHGAIREIPGVSPALPTGHPVQNTDSYNWWCQVRNNHGNPNNQRGVAAKTILPAFLCPSDVLPKEDNDGYGKSNYCCCLGSDEPWSSYFIANGATSWSRPSGATEQNGMFRLAQTNNFHYVMTFADITDGSSNVIAVGEVSETANVTRTMIDRVFPLWAGGNNNWQGQWRISSWARLVGPFAYLNNKEVNNIINSLSPSDYSFGSKHPGGANFLFGDGSVKFISETINTTLYARLGDIRDGNPVQVP, from the coding sequence ATGCGGATTGGTGGTTGTTCTCATCGGCAGGCGTTTACGTTGGTGGAGTTGCTTGTCGTCATTGCGATTATTGGGATTTTGATCGCTCTTCTGTTACCTGCCGTTCAGGCCGCGCGAGAGGCCGCCCGGCGAAGCCAGTGTTCAAACAATCTGAAACAGATCGGCCTAGCCATCCACAACTTCCATGATGTGAACAAGGTTTTCCCCGTCGGGCAACCCGACGACGACAACGACAACTACGCCTGGGGGGCTTATATCCTCCCCTTCATCGAACAGAAGCAAATGTACGACACGCTGGTCAGCGGGGGAGCCGCCCTGGTCTATATTCCGGGCGGAGATAATCGCCTCGTTCACGGGGCGATTCGAGAAATTCCCGGGGTCTCCCCGGCCCTGCCCACCGGTCACCCCGTTCAAAACACGGACTCCTACAACTGGTGGTGCCAGGTCAGAAACAACCATGGCAATCCAAACAATCAGCGGGGTGTGGCAGCCAAGACCATTCTTCCCGCCTTTCTCTGCCCCAGTGATGTTCTTCCCAAGGAAGATAACGACGGTTACGGGAAGTCCAATTATTGCTGCTGCCTGGGAAGCGACGAGCCCTGGTCGAGTTACTTCATCGCCAACGGTGCGACCAGTTGGAGTCGGCCGTCGGGCGCCACTGAGCAAAACGGCATGTTTCGGCTGGCCCAGACCAACAATTTCCACTACGTCATGACGTTCGCCGATATCACCGACGGCTCAAGTAATGTCATCGCAGTGGGAGAAGTCTCGGAAACTGCCAATGTCACACGGACGATGATCGATCGGGTGTTCCCGCTTTGGGCCGGTGGAAACAACAACTGGCAGGGACAGTGGAGAATTTCTTCCTGGGCCCGACTCGTCGGTCCTTTCGCCTATTTAAACAACAAGGAGGTGAATAACATCATCAACAGCCTGAGCCCTTCCGATTACAGCTTCGGAAGCAAGCATCCCGGGGGAGCGAACTTCCTCTTCGGGGACGGGTCCGTGAAATTCATCTCCGAGACCATCAACACCACCCTCTACGCCCGGCTGGGTGATATCCGAGATGGGAACCCGGTTCAGGTGCCGTAA
- a CDS encoding CPBP family intramembrane glutamic endopeptidase, with the protein MEAAAESGVKRWALALVLLFLMVTPTVSAVGYFVLAEELPSWIQQALYAAAKLVMLLPAAWLVCVDRISLRVPGPRRIEVFAGLGFGIAVAAGMGLLYVFLFRPMGVFSEATAAIKNKIIGFGIDTPSRFLAFAAVISVAHSFLEEYYWRGFVFEKLRLFLSAEMSGLLSSVAFTGHHVIILGKYFGWGSVYQILFSAGVAIGGIVWCVMFHRWRTLYAPWISHACIDAAIFAIGYDLCRQIF; encoded by the coding sequence ATGGAAGCCGCTGCTGAAAGCGGTGTCAAACGGTGGGCACTCGCCCTGGTGCTGTTGTTCCTGATGGTAACCCCCACGGTATCCGCCGTGGGGTATTTTGTTTTGGCCGAGGAACTGCCCTCTTGGATTCAGCAAGCCCTTTACGCCGCAGCGAAGCTGGTGATGCTCCTTCCCGCTGCGTGGCTTGTGTGCGTGGATCGGATTTCTCTCCGGGTCCCTGGTCCAAGACGTATCGAAGTTTTCGCCGGCTTGGGGTTTGGGATTGCGGTGGCAGCGGGTATGGGGCTGCTTTATGTCTTTCTTTTCAGGCCCATGGGCGTGTTCAGCGAGGCCACCGCAGCCATTAAAAACAAAATTATCGGTTTCGGAATAGACACGCCGAGCCGATTTTTAGCCTTTGCGGCAGTCATTTCGGTGGCACATTCTTTCCTGGAAGAGTACTACTGGAGAGGATTTGTTTTTGAAAAATTACGGCTTTTTCTGTCAGCCGAAATGAGCGGTCTCCTCTCGTCGGTGGCGTTCACCGGGCATCATGTCATCATTCTCGGCAAATACTTCGGCTGGGGCTCGGTCTATCAGATTCTTTTCTCAGCCGGCGTAGCCATTGGTGGTATCGTCTGGTGTGTCATGTTCCACCGCTGGAGGACGCTCTACGCCCCATGGATCAGTCATGCCTGCATTGATGCCGCTATCTTTGCGATAGGCTACGACCTTTGCCGGCAAATCTTTTAG
- a CDS encoding B12-binding domain-containing radical SAM protein, which translates to MELPKRAKNDRFTLPGKYRELERSVRERAVKEDIPTLIVYAFDRRTSIGPFVMVQDIMIPGAPRALASAMYAAGFRKIRVVMQQWNPNIRPSQARIDGEVPQLLLVSSMQIHSARAYDLIRDAWTLGDQRPLIIAGGAKAIYEPWDFFGLSNDGTVGADVVCTGEEYVLLELLDRILENKLPGEHIRSAFERVREEGLLNDIHGLVFRPDPPRGHPEYLIDTGVQRLVQNLDELPLPFDALGLFEPPHKKTTLSPEPLPAEKLGKYAKVLAVVTTHGCKFHCPYCPIPAYNQDTFRFRSPERLVEEFTGIYKRSGIRFFFGTDDNFFNNRQTVEEIFSVMAKAEIDRKPLGDSIIFATEATEFDVHKNLDLIPLARKAGLRSIWFGIEDLTADLVKKGQSPEKTITVFRELIKHGIAPMPMMMHHDNQPLWTWRSLRGLINQVGFLRKVGAITCQITLLTPSVGSKGYEKPYQDGIVLKRVAGQPVEDYHYDGNRAIATAHSSPLQRQLNMLAGYIAFYNPLNLLRALPRFDPLWAERVFTQIHGMIGVVKSVWNARHWLYQLAVGPLEYHDAPPGPKYPLITPTRATQPLPVPVLQG; encoded by the coding sequence GTGGAATTACCCAAACGTGCCAAGAACGACCGTTTTACCCTGCCCGGAAAGTACCGCGAGCTCGAACGCAGCGTGCGGGAACGGGCTGTTAAAGAAGACATCCCCACGCTGATCGTTTATGCTTTTGACCGCAGAACAAGTATCGGACCATTCGTGATGGTCCAGGACATCATGATTCCGGGCGCGCCCCGGGCGCTGGCCTCGGCCATGTATGCGGCTGGATTCCGCAAGATCCGCGTGGTGATGCAGCAGTGGAATCCGAATATTCGTCCCAGCCAAGCCCGAATCGATGGCGAAGTCCCTCAATTGCTTTTGGTTTCCAGCATGCAGATCCATAGCGCCCGGGCGTACGATCTGATTCGAGATGCCTGGACGCTGGGCGACCAGCGCCCGCTGATCATCGCCGGTGGTGCCAAGGCGATCTACGAACCATGGGATTTCTTCGGCCTTTCCAACGATGGAACGGTAGGTGCCGACGTGGTATGCACCGGTGAGGAGTACGTCCTCCTCGAGCTGCTCGACCGAATCCTTGAAAACAAGCTGCCCGGCGAGCACATCCGGTCCGCATTTGAGCGGGTGCGAGAGGAGGGCCTGCTCAATGACATCCACGGATTGGTTTTCCGGCCAGATCCGCCACGTGGCCATCCAGAGTACCTCATCGACACGGGTGTGCAGCGCCTGGTGCAGAATCTGGACGAACTTCCCCTACCGTTCGATGCCCTGGGACTGTTTGAGCCACCGCACAAAAAGACGACCCTCTCGCCTGAGCCACTCCCCGCGGAGAAGCTTGGGAAATACGCAAAGGTCCTGGCGGTAGTCACAACCCACGGGTGCAAATTCCATTGCCCATATTGTCCCATTCCGGCGTACAACCAGGACACGTTCCGGTTCCGCAGCCCGGAACGGTTAGTTGAAGAATTCACAGGAATTTACAAACGCTCGGGAATCCGGTTCTTCTTCGGCACCGACGACAATTTCTTTAACAATCGGCAAACGGTGGAGGAAATTTTCTCCGTGATGGCCAAGGCCGAAATTGATCGTAAGCCGCTGGGTGACTCGATCATTTTCGCCACAGAAGCCACGGAATTCGACGTGCACAAGAACCTGGATCTCATTCCCCTCGCCCGAAAGGCAGGCCTGCGGAGCATCTGGTTTGGAATCGAAGACCTCACCGCCGATCTTGTCAAGAAAGGACAGTCGCCGGAAAAGACCATCACGGTCTTCCGTGAGCTCATCAAGCATGGGATCGCCCCTATGCCCATGATGATGCATCACGATAATCAACCGCTGTGGACCTGGCGGAGTCTCCGTGGGCTGATCAATCAGGTCGGCTTCCTGCGGAAAGTGGGCGCGATCACGTGCCAAATCACTCTCCTGACTCCTTCCGTGGGAAGCAAAGGATATGAAAAGCCCTATCAGGATGGCATCGTCCTGAAGCGAGTGGCGGGACAACCCGTGGAGGACTATCACTACGACGGCAATCGTGCCATTGCGACGGCGCATTCCAGCCCCCTGCAAAGGCAACTCAACATGCTTGCGGGATATATCGCGTTCTATAATCCTCTCAATCTGCTGCGGGCCCTGCCGCGGTTCGATCCCCTGTGGGCCGAGAGAGTGTTCACGCAGATCCACGGCATGATTGGCGTCGTGAAATCGGTGTGGAATGCCCGACACTGGCTCTACCAATTGGCAGTGGGTCCGCTGGAATATCACGACGCACCCCCGGGCCCCAAGTACCCGTTGATCACCCCGACTCGGGCCACTCAGCCTTTGCCGGTGCCCGTGCTTCAGGGCTGA
- a CDS encoding FAD:protein FMN transferase encodes MTIESNRRDFLRRLTRGQLSDAVEPTAAPADAETPNPQTAGARPTVPRRGTYKLQLGRRAMASEFQVIFNLGQYENAVEVGLTALDLLEPLEDMMSFFRPQGELGRINAEAFQREVEVSAELWELLVYCRQLWEATDGAFDITAAPLWQVWGFARREGRLPSDSEIREARELCGWRWVELDARRQTIRFHKPGVALNLGSVGKGYALDRLAKVIIEAGIGDFALHGGLSSVFAVGDSWELSPAEGTEGPQGWPIGLSDPLHPGRRVGRVWLKAQGLGTSGTALQFFWHKGKRFGHILDPRTGYPADEVLSVTVLAPTAAEADALATAFFILGPNDARRFCQQRGNVAGIFLLNTPAGIPQVEIVGDPQPALEFGERGGDVP; translated from the coding sequence ATGACAATAGAAAGCAATCGCCGCGACTTTTTGCGACGGCTGACTCGCGGACAACTCAGCGATGCCGTCGAGCCCACAGCAGCCCCCGCCGACGCAGAGACGCCGAATCCGCAGACGGCCGGCGCTCGACCTACCGTTCCGCGACGCGGGACCTACAAGTTGCAGTTAGGCCGGCGGGCTATGGCCAGCGAATTTCAGGTCATTTTTAACCTGGGCCAGTATGAAAACGCCGTTGAAGTCGGGCTAACTGCTCTGGATCTGCTGGAACCACTGGAGGACATGATGTCCTTCTTTCGACCTCAGGGAGAACTTGGGCGGATCAATGCCGAGGCTTTTCAACGGGAGGTGGAGGTGTCGGCCGAACTGTGGGAACTGCTGGTTTATTGCCGCCAGCTATGGGAGGCAACAGACGGGGCATTCGACATTACGGCAGCTCCTCTTTGGCAGGTGTGGGGCTTCGCCCGGCGGGAAGGACGACTTCCAAGTGACAGTGAAATCAGGGAAGCGCGGGAACTCTGCGGGTGGCGATGGGTGGAACTCGACGCTCGGCGGCAAACCATCCGCTTCCACAAGCCAGGGGTGGCGCTCAATCTAGGAAGTGTGGGCAAGGGATACGCCCTAGATCGCCTAGCGAAGGTGATTATTGAGGCAGGCATTGGGGACTTTGCCCTCCACGGAGGGTTGAGCAGTGTCTTTGCCGTGGGGGACTCCTGGGAACTTTCACCAGCCGAGGGCACGGAAGGCCCACAGGGATGGCCGATCGGCTTGAGCGATCCCCTTCACCCAGGGCGGCGGGTCGGACGTGTCTGGCTGAAAGCTCAGGGATTAGGTACCTCCGGTACAGCCCTTCAGTTTTTCTGGCACAAAGGAAAACGGTTCGGCCACATTTTGGATCCCCGCACCGGATATCCTGCCGACGAGGTGCTCAGTGTGACGGTACTCGCCCCCACGGCGGCCGAGGCGGACGCCCTGGCTACAGCGTTTTTCATCCTCGGTCCGAATGACGCCAGACGCTTCTGTCAACAACGAGGGAATGTCGCCGGTATCTTCCTTCTCAATACCCCTGCAGGGATTCCCCAGGTGGAAATAGTCGGCGATCCACAACCAGCGCTGGAGTTTGGCGAGCGCGGCGGCGATGTTCCATGA
- the larC gene encoding nickel pincer cofactor biosynthesis protein LarC, producing the protein MCTPMKTAYFDCFSGISGDMVLGALVDAGVPIDAIQQVVDSLGLTNCRLETREVRKNGFRATQVVVHTPHEHHHRHLHHIVEMIERSSLSDTVKEQAVKVFTRLGEAEARVHGVPLEKVHFHEVGAADSIVDIVGSVFGLSYLGIEAVYASAIPTGGGTVRIAHGEVSVPAPATAELLRGVPLLPCDVQMEMTTPTGAALITTFAREFGPLPAMEIQCIGYGAGSRDIPHRPNVLRLFVGELACAKATSPSVLRDRIWVVQTNYDDLSAEVLGYTLEKLWELGVLDLFTTPIQMKKNRPGVQLTVLCNEELVPAVESLLFRETTTLGVRFWPVERHVLPRQVASVQTRWGEIRGKVRVLPDGVQEFSPEFEACREIARRHQVPLREVYEAAEEAFRHQGAQQMADEHSCKGG; encoded by the coding sequence ATGTGCACTCCGATGAAAACTGCTTACTTCGACTGCTTCAGTGGGATTAGTGGCGACATGGTCCTTGGTGCGCTGGTGGACGCGGGTGTGCCCATCGACGCCATCCAGCAGGTCGTCGATTCGCTGGGGCTGACCAACTGCCGTCTAGAAACTAGGGAAGTACGAAAGAATGGTTTTCGGGCGACCCAGGTTGTCGTCCACACTCCGCACGAGCACCATCATCGGCACCTCCACCACATTGTGGAAATGATTGAGCGATCCTCACTCTCTGACACGGTGAAGGAACAAGCCGTCAAGGTTTTCACCCGATTGGGCGAAGCGGAGGCCCGCGTTCATGGAGTGCCGCTGGAAAAAGTGCATTTTCACGAAGTAGGCGCCGCTGACTCGATTGTCGATATTGTGGGCAGCGTGTTCGGGCTCAGCTATTTGGGAATTGAGGCCGTTTACGCATCGGCCATTCCTACCGGGGGCGGGACAGTCCGCATCGCCCATGGCGAGGTGAGCGTACCTGCTCCGGCGACGGCGGAATTGTTGCGAGGTGTTCCGCTTCTTCCCTGCGACGTGCAAATGGAAATGACGACTCCCACCGGCGCGGCCCTGATTACGACGTTTGCACGGGAGTTCGGGCCCTTGCCCGCCATGGAAATCCAGTGCATCGGGTATGGGGCCGGATCTCGCGACATTCCTCACCGCCCGAATGTCCTCCGCCTTTTTGTGGGGGAACTCGCCTGTGCGAAGGCAACTTCGCCGTCAGTTCTGCGGGACCGCATCTGGGTCGTGCAAACAAACTACGATGATCTTTCCGCAGAGGTCCTCGGTTACACTCTGGAGAAGCTATGGGAGCTTGGAGTTCTCGATCTTTTCACTACCCCGATCCAGATGAAGAAGAACCGTCCGGGAGTGCAACTCACCGTTCTCTGCAATGAGGAACTTGTGCCCGCCGTGGAATCGCTTTTATTCCGGGAAACGACCACGCTGGGGGTACGGTTCTGGCCGGTCGAACGCCACGTGCTCCCACGGCAGGTGGCAAGCGTGCAGACACGTTGGGGGGAGATCCGAGGTAAGGTCCGCGTCTTGCCGGATGGCGTTCAGGAGTTCTCGCCGGAGTTTGAAGCCTGCCGCGAGATCGCACGACGGCATCAGGTCCCCCTGAGGGAAGTTTACGAGGCCGCAGAAGAAGCATTCCGCCACCAGGGTGCACAACAGATGGCAGACGAGCATTCCTGCAAAGGTGGTTGA
- a CDS encoding TlpA family protein disulfide reductase, which translates to MSLSRRILPILMPVVVLAFVGCQASRNENPAKGEAQQSSAEVKQTAVKLPDLVVEVGDEKDLDAILKENKGKVVLVDFWGTWCMPCMELLPHTLELAEKYGSQGLVVVTVAIEDINDPRKVDEVRGVLIKHGATGQVRALVSRYGIGEEAFTKFNIASGALPHLKLFGRDGTLAVTFGLEAEKPDPERIEAEVQRLLKETAVSQSQSTDGPELVIPEANS; encoded by the coding sequence ATGAGTCTCTCCCGCAGGATTCTTCCGATCTTGATGCCGGTTGTCGTTCTGGCTTTTGTGGGTTGCCAGGCTTCGAGGAATGAGAACCCGGCGAAAGGCGAGGCCCAGCAATCGTCCGCGGAAGTGAAGCAAACGGCCGTGAAACTGCCCGACCTGGTGGTCGAGGTGGGCGACGAAAAGGATCTCGACGCGATTCTCAAGGAAAACAAAGGAAAAGTCGTGCTGGTCGATTTCTGGGGGACGTGGTGCATGCCGTGCATGGAACTGTTGCCCCATACCCTGGAGCTTGCCGAAAAATATGGCTCCCAGGGACTGGTGGTGGTGACTGTGGCGATCGAGGATATCAATGATCCGCGGAAGGTCGATGAAGTTAGAGGCGTGCTCATCAAACACGGGGCAACGGGCCAGGTACGGGCATTGGTCAGCCGATACGGAATTGGCGAAGAAGCATTCACGAAATTTAACATCGCCAGTGGCGCTCTCCCTCATCTGAAATTGTTCGGCCGGGATGGCACGCTGGCAGTGACCTTCGGATTGGAGGCTGAAAAGCCGGATCCCGAACGGATCGAAGCAGAAGTTCAACGGCTTCTCAAAGAGACGGCGGTTTCCCAGAGCCAGAGCACGGATGGGCCAGAGCTGGTCATCCCAGAAGCCAACTCTTGA
- the panB gene encoding 3-methyl-2-oxobutanoate hydroxymethyltransferase: MNVDTGPLTVPKFSALKRAGRKIAMVTAYDFPSAALADLAGVDGILVGDSVGMVVQGKSTTLPVTLDQMIYHAEMVCRAVRRALVVVDMPFMSYQTGVRDALINAGRILKETGAQAVKLEGGREQAELIAALVQAGIPVLAHLGLRPQAVRAVGGYRVERDRERLLADAEAVERAGAFAVILECIPVDIAAEITASVEIPTIGIGAGPRCDGQILVFHDLLGYAAGGRKPKHAKQYANLGEIINQALRQYIQEVQEGKFPGPEHSFS; encoded by the coding sequence ATGAACGTCGATACCGGTCCTTTAACCGTTCCGAAGTTCTCCGCTCTGAAGCGCGCCGGCCGAAAAATCGCCATGGTAACGGCGTACGATTTTCCGTCGGCTGCGCTGGCCGACCTGGCCGGTGTGGATGGGATTCTCGTGGGCGACAGTGTGGGGATGGTGGTCCAGGGGAAAAGCACTACTTTGCCCGTCACACTTGACCAGATGATTTACCATGCGGAGATGGTATGCCGGGCGGTGCGCCGTGCGCTGGTGGTGGTGGACATGCCGTTTATGAGCTATCAGACGGGAGTGCGGGACGCTCTTATCAACGCAGGGCGGATTCTCAAGGAAACCGGCGCGCAGGCGGTGAAACTGGAAGGGGGGCGGGAACAGGCAGAGTTAATTGCGGCACTGGTTCAGGCGGGGATCCCGGTACTGGCCCATTTGGGGCTTCGGCCGCAGGCCGTTCGGGCTGTGGGCGGATACCGCGTGGAAAGGGATCGAGAACGTTTGCTCGCCGACGCGGAGGCTGTCGAACGGGCGGGAGCTTTTGCGGTCATCCTCGAATGTATCCCGGTAGATATCGCCGCTGAAATCACCGCCAGTGTCGAGATTCCCACGATCGGTATCGGTGCGGGACCCCGGTGTGACGGTCAAATTCTCGTCTTCCATGACCTGCTGGGCTACGCCGCAGGCGGACGCAAGCCCAAGCACGCTAAACAGTATGCCAATTTGGGGGAGATCATCAACCAAGCGCTTCGGCAGTACATTCAAGAGGTCCAGGAAGGTAAGTTTCCCGGACCGGAGCACAGTTTCTCGTGA
- a CDS encoding DUF4254 domain-containing protein, with the protein MVSAKQPSGGYLVDFETSQPQQKPGPDSIRRARKTAMIDVFAITDLHRECTERWHHAPIDNPYRGFLNLVCEQHQRNFLLWHEEDKARDPTASDHEIAAVKRRIDRLNQERNDWIERLDEYILNNLAAWGVRPLPRAKLNTETPGAAIDRLSILALRIYHMEEQTQRTDVDEEHRERARAKLSILHQQHEDLSTALADLLADLFSGKRVMKIYRQFKMYNDPAYNPYLAQRRPAA; encoded by the coding sequence GTGGTTTCTGCAAAGCAGCCGTCGGGCGGTTATCTGGTCGATTTCGAAACAAGTCAACCCCAGCAAAAACCTGGACCAGATTCCATTCGGCGAGCGAGAAAGACCGCCATGATCGATGTGTTCGCAATCACCGATCTGCATCGAGAGTGCACCGAAAGATGGCACCACGCTCCGATTGACAACCCCTACCGGGGCTTCCTCAATCTGGTTTGCGAACAGCACCAGAGGAATTTTCTTTTGTGGCACGAGGAGGACAAAGCCCGCGATCCCACCGCCAGCGATCACGAAATTGCCGCCGTGAAGCGACGAATCGATCGGCTGAACCAGGAACGCAACGACTGGATTGAGCGTCTTGACGAATACATTCTCAACAACCTTGCCGCTTGGGGAGTGCGTCCTCTTCCTCGGGCCAAATTGAACACGGAGACGCCGGGTGCGGCCATTGATCGGTTATCGATTCTTGCGCTTCGCATCTATCATATGGAGGAGCAAACGCAGCGAACCGACGTGGACGAGGAGCATCGGGAACGGGCCAGGGCCAAGTTGAGCATCCTGCACCAGCAGCACGAAGACCTCAGCACGGCACTGGCGGATCTGCTAGCCGACCTCTTCTCCGGCAAACGCGTGATGAAGATCTATCGCCAATTCAAGATGTACAATGATCCGGCCTACAACCCGTATTTGGCCCAGCGGCGCCCTGCTGCCTGA